A region of Solanum dulcamara chromosome 7, daSolDulc1.2, whole genome shotgun sequence DNA encodes the following proteins:
- the LOC129896763 gene encoding uncharacterized protein LOC129896763, with translation MSFFASYWTMASIIIWLMLLSVGFVHSYMVEGELGPRTRTSMTYKYERTDEVNKECAFVLASASELKPDDNRIYSIKHELTFLNGDWWQVSNGASSIMPFDDRDLSNTSSDLRSPLNLVSFWVTNVDLAHQSKKSVSVSGILQIGITLDGLFSSKPYERSPHFDIWPGHSQLSVTFEGVYIESKKNQGERVMCLLGTTMLPSRQQESTDPWEWVKESGYTNQPPLMQDDRILFVLHYPRTNTLTNRAILGTMKSLNPKTSFKYFDEVHMSSWLGTSSKYEFGSEKFVSKACDPYPYKDSLSTEINTYRGLDFCYILQRFTHQEALTFVPNWKCNGTDDFCSQLGPYRSEKEINATDGGFKDVKLVLQDVRCDKISVKDNVTSARVSSVFRVVSPLENQFTAAQRTGLNNMTLSAEGIWKSSSGQLCMVGCRGVVGAEDSNCDSRICLYVSLSFSITQRSIIIGHFSSIDGSSRRYFPLSFEKLIRPVELWDQYTASRPYYKYSKINAAVTVLEKNEPFNFGSMFKKSLLTFPKLEDADSFPVSLSILSEDLSLHSSAIADQIARSANQRVEIEMEILSLGPMFGPLANGSISEKENSYHAKAEYTEKQLLLNVSAQLSLTGTSYTNISLLFVEGLYDPHVGKMDLIGCRDVRASWKILSESMDLEAGLDCLIEVVIVYPPTTARWLVNPTAKISVSSQRNEDDPLYFSTVNLQTFPIMYRKQREDILSRRGVEGILRILTLSLAIFCILSQLFYIRDNVESVPYVSLAMLGVQALGYGLPLITGAEALFKMMGAEINETPSYDLDNSQWIRLIDYTVKVLVLVAFLVTARLSQKVWRSRIRLLTRNPLEPHRVPSDKWVLLSTLVIHAAGYIIVLFIHSFNTSQKPLHAERYVDSTGNFHTLREWETELEEYMGLIQDFFLLPQVIGNLVWQIHCKPLRKLYYIGLTSVRLLPHIYDYIRSPVPNPYFSEEYEFVNPRFDFYTKFGDIAIPVAAVLLAVVVYIQQRWNYEKLTERLKLGKIKLLPVGSRVYERLPSAETELTSGVNNHDKVLDVE, from the coding sequence ATGTCTTTTTTTGCTTCTTATTGGACAATGGCTAGTATTATTATCTGGTTGATGTTGCTGTCTGTTGGTTTTGTTCATTCTTATATGGTAGAAGGAGAGTTAGGACCTAGGACTAGAACTTCTATGACATACAAATACGAAAGAACTGATGAAGTCAACAAAGAATGTGCTTTTGTTTTAGCTTCTGCTTCTGAATTGAAACCTGATGATAACAGAATCtatagcataaaacatgaattaACTTTTTTGAATGGAGATTGGTGGCAAGTGTCCAATGGGGCTTCTTCAATAATGCCTTTTGATGATAGAGATCTTTCAAACACATCATCGGATCTTCGATCTCCGTTGAACTTAGTTTCGTTCTGGGTTACGAATGTTGATCTTGCTCATCAATCTAAGAAATCTGTGAGTGTGAGTGGGATATTGCAGATTGGTATCACCCTAGATGGCTTGTTTTCAAGTAAACCATATGAAAGAAGTCCTCATTTCGATATATGGCCCGGTCACTCCCAGCTTTCTGTGACATTTGAAGGAGTATACATTGAATCGAAGAAAAATCAAGGGGAAAGAGTGATGTGTTTGTTAGGGACAACAATGTTGCCTTCTCGTCAGCAAGAGTCTACTGATCCGTGGGAGTGGGTAAAGGAATCTGGTTATACTAATCAGCCACCTCTTATGCAAGATGATCGAATTTTGTTCGTGCTTCATTATCCTAGAACAAATACACTGACAAATAGAGCAATTTTGGGAACAATGAAAAGCTTAAACCCGAAGACCAGTTTTAAATACTTTGATGAAGTTCATATGTCTTCTTGGCTGGGAACTTCTTCAAAGTACGAATTTGGCTCTGAAAAGTTTGTGTCCAAAGCTTGTGATCCATACCCGTACAAAGATAGTCTGAGTACTGAGATAAATACATATAGAGGGCTTGACTTCTGTTATATTCTTCAAAGATTCACTCATCAAGAAGCCTTAACATTTGTGCCGAACTGGAAATGCAACGGTACAGATGATTTTTGCAGTCAATTGGGTCCATACAGATCAGAAAAGGAGATAAACGCCACGGATGGGGGTTTTAAGGACGTTAAGCTTGTCCTTCAGGATGTTCGATGTGATAAAATATCTGTAAAAGATAATGTCACTTCTGCAAGGGTCTCTTCTGTGTTTAGAGTGGTTTCTCCATTGGAGAATCAGTTCACTGCAGCGCAAAGGACTGGGCTTAATAACATGACTCTTTCTGCTGAGGGAATCTGGAAATCTTCCAGTGGACAGCTTTGTATGGTTGGTTGCCGTGGAGTAGTTGGTGCAGAAGACAGCAACTGTGATTCTCGAATCTGCTTGTATGTTTCGCTCTCCTTTTCAATAACACAAAGGAGCATAATTATTGGCCATTTTTCCAGCATTGATGGAAGCAGTAGGCGTTACTTTCCTTTATCATTTGAGAAACTGATCCGCCCTGTTGAGTTGTGGGATCAATATACTGCTTCTCGCCCATATTACAAGTACTCAAAAATCAATGCAGCTGTTACGGTCCTTGAGAAAAATGAGCCCTTTAACTTTGGTTCAATGTTTAAGAAATCACTGTTGACATTCCCAAAACTGGAAGATGCAGATTCTTTTCCCGTCAGCCTTTCGATTCTTTCTGAAGATCTCTCCCTTCATTCATCAGCAATTGCAGATCAAATCGCTCGTTCAGCTAACCAAAGAGTTGAAATTGAAATGGAGATTCTTTCTCTTGGTCCGATGTTTGGGCCTTTGGCAAATGGTTCCATCAGTGAAAAAGAGAATTCTTATCATGCTAAGGCTGAATACACAGAAAAACAGCTTCTCTTAAATGTTTCTGCTCAACTTAGTCTCACTGGGACGTCATACACTAACATCTCGTTGCTTTTTGTAGAGGGACTGTATGATCCACATGTCGGAAAGATGGACCTCATTGGTTGCCGGGATGTTCGAGCCTCCTGGAAAATCCTATCAGAAAGTATGGACCTTGAGGCTGGATTGGATTGTCTGATTGAGGTGGTTATAGTCTACCCACCAACCACTGCTCGTTGGTTGGTCAATCCAACAGCTAAAATCTCTGTATCTTCTCAAAGGAATGAGGATGATCCACTATATTTTAGTACTGTGAACCTTCAAACATTCCCCATTATGTACAGGAAGCAGCGGGAAGATATTCTTTCCCGTAGGGGCGTAGAGGGCATCCTCCGCATCTTGACACTCTCTCTGGCGATCTTTTGCATTCTCAGCCAACTATTTTACATCAGAGATAATGTGGAATCAGTTCCATATGTCTCGCTTGCCATGCTAGGTGTCCAAGCTCTTGGATACGGCTTGCCTTTGATCACAGGTGCAGAGGCTTTGTTCAAAATGATGGGTGCTGAAATCAATGAGACGCCATCTTATGATCTTGATAACAGCCAGTGGATCCGTCTGATTGATTATACTGTCAAGGTTCTTGTGCTTGTTGCCTTTCTAGTAACAGCGAGGCTCAGCCAAAAGGTGTGGAGATCCCGTATCCGGTTACTGACAAGGAACCCTCTTGAACCACATCGTGTTCCAAGTGACAAGTGGGTACTTCTCAGTACACTGGTAATACATGCTGCTGGATATATCATTGTTCTTTTTATCCACTCCTTTAATACAAGCCAGAAACCTCTTCATGCTGAACGTTACGTAGATTCCACCGGAAATTTCCACACCTTGAGGGAATGGGAAACTGAATTGGAGgagtacatgggtttgattcaAGATTTCTTTTTGCTTCCTCAAGTAATAGGCAACCTTGTTTGGCAAATCCACTGCAAACCACTCAGAAAACTATATTATATTGGGCTTACGTCCGTTAGACTTCTGCCTCATATATATGATTACATCAGATCTCCTGTTCCCAATCCCTATTTCTCCGAAGAATACGAGTTTGTGAACCCTCGGTTTGATTTTTACACCAAGTTTGGAGACATTGCCATACCAGTGGCTGCAGTTCTACTGGCAGTTGTTGTGTATATTCAGCAGAGGTGGAACTATGAGAAGCTTACCGAAAGACTAAAACTGGGCAAGATTAAGCTTCTACCAGTTGGGTCTCGAGTTTATGAGAGGTTACCTTCTGCTGAAACTGAACTTACATCGGGGGTAAATAATCATGACAAAGTCCTGGATGTCGAGTGA
- the LOC129893883 gene encoding molybdate transporter 2, which translates to CLCVRATFISSFGSLLPCQLPTGKKMADQTTPLLRRNWWRSRLSSIPFTGSLRLKTSLLSELGGSVGDLGTYIPIVLALTLVSNLDLSTTLIFTAFYNIITGTIFGIPMPVQPMKSIAAVAVSEIPHLTVPQIAAAGISTAGTLLFLGSTGLMSFFYHFIPLPVVRGVQLSQGLAFAFSAIKYIRYNQDFTSTKASTTTPRPWLGLDGVILALTSVSFLILVTGSGEVVEDDEDGSDRRRVRRRLRILSAIPAALVVFLLGLILCFVRDPSIIHDIKFGPSKLHVLKITWEDWKTGFLRGAIPQIPLSVLNSVIAVCKLSADLFPEKEVSATRVSVSVGLMNLVGCWFGAMPCCHGAGGLAGQYRFGGRSGASVAFLGLGKLVLGLVFGSSFVRILNQFPIGILGVLLLFAGIELAMASRDMNSKEESFVMLVCAAVSLTGSSAALGFGCGIVLFLLLKLRELDCFDSCFGRSNDESSLNP; encoded by the coding sequence TGTTTGTGCGTGCGCGCGactttcatttcatcatttggATCACTCCTCCCCTGCCAACTCCCCACAGGCAAAAAAATGGCTGACCAGACTACTCCCCTCCTCCGCCGCAACTGGTGGCGCAGCCGCCTTTCCTCCATTCCGTTCACCGGCTCACTCCGCCTGAAAACCTCCTTACTCTCCGAACTAGGTGGCTCCGTCGGCGACTTAGGCACTTACATCCCCATTGTCTTAGCACTAACATTAGTCAGCAATCTTGATCTCAGCACTACCCTTATCTTTACTGCATTCTACAATATTATCACTGGTACTATTTTCGGAATCCCCATGCCTGTTCAACCCATGAAATCTATTGCTGCCGTCGCCGTCTCTGAGATACCTCATCTCACCGTACCCCAAATCGCCGCCGCCGGAATCTCCACCGCCGGCACACTTTTATTCCTCGGATCCACCGGACTTATGTCCTTCTTTTACCACTTTATTCCTCTCCCTGTTGTCCGAGGCGTTCAGCTTTCTCAGGGCCTTGCTTTTGCCTTCTCTGCTATCAAATACATCCGTTATAACCAAGATTTTACCAGTACAAAGGCTAGCACCACCACCCCACGTCCGTGGCTTGGACTTGACGGCGTTATTCTGGCCCTCACGTCCGTTTCTTTTCTCATACTCGTCACCGGCTCCGGCGAAGTCGTTGAGGACGATGAAGACGGGAGCGATCGTCGTAGAGTTCGGCGTAGATTACGAATACTATCAGCAATTCCGGCAGCTCTTGTAGTGTTTTTGTTGGGATTGATCCTCTGTTTCGTTCGTGACCCTTCAATCATTCATGATATTAAATTTGGTCCTTCAAAACTTCACGTTTTGAAAATCACATGGGAAGACTGGAAAACTGGTTTTCTCCGGGGTGCGATTCCCCAGATTCCGTTATCCGTGTTGAATTCGGTGATAGCTGTGTGTAAATTGTCAGCTGATTTGTTCCCGGAGAAGGAAGTGTCGGCTACGAGAGTCTCCGTGAGTGTTGGATTAATGAATTTGGTGGGTTGTTGGTTTGGGGCAATGCCATGTTGCCACGGGGCTGGGGGACTGGCTGGACAGTATAGATTTGGTGGGAGGAGTGGTGCTTCGGTGGCGTTTCTTGGATTGGGCAAATTGGTTCTTGGTTTGGTATTTGGGAGCTCATTTGTGAGGATTTTGAATCAGTTTCCTATTGGGATACTTGGGGTGCTTCTGTTGTTTGCTGGGATAGAATTGGCTATGGCTTCAAGGGATATGAACTCAAAGGAAGAATCTTTTGTTATGTTGGTTTGTGCTGCTGTTTCATTGACGGGTTCCAGTGCAGCATTGGGATTTGGTTGCGGTATTGTGCTGTTTTTGCTGCTGAAATTGAGGGAATTGGACTGCTTTGATAGTTGCTTTGGGAGATCAAACGATGAGAGTAGTCTCAATCCGTAA
- the LOC129895614 gene encoding uncharacterized protein LOC129895614 — MAGDLVFTPEEMVTDQGLGYPKAYANICKDRSFGPFSRGPPFTFTPYARPQHEVLRAKELDDMFPTIDPNAQPSTKPKIFMSLLWKQLSHLGNAGFDPEVFRVDSYGNVLYYHADSASPLAWEIDHWFPCSRGGLTVPSNLRIMQWQACKKKNNKLEFLIPWWDLQVGISINQFLSIFAISNSDFRRRAFSWLFSEGESEELNDSQTVDSHVFPQHFVESKEKIGLAPAAVVLSRRESSDSSSALKSLDINRRPRSNTPIVACKRSNTDLKENEDPGTVTNPYQAIVIARDSLRHREETAKMQAEIQKLDDEVGELKQKTEEEKAAVQDLELILTKKRRRAEKCRRLAEAQSSYKAMLEKMIRDAMHQSIVYKEQVRLNQAAANALMARLEAQRAICDSAERDLHRRFKQRDELEQQIRPEWDQTRKRSRMNEFPGGEGDEKTLLLLPGSCSRAELEKDDKRVLCLPGMNAKDSMHKELRVFLEEEQKAYEARLSQNGGQEKETHHRISMGIPSDRSNNAIVQAKDEDPTDQKVQNIEIQEEEEITCNRGFPTFQETEREEEDEESRQQRGKGNVEKWLQLLLDNSQEPTDFGIQTAEENDSGKRNLNAGEDEINEIDGTITKLNIKYPQKEMKIDESEAAEIAEDVKQPQKVQNKKEAIQQEEETKREEVVQMAARKSFSNREVGKKEERTELKGQNLLSRNPPPYRSIPERRASDVGSASKGVGRSSSCERTGRKSEKEKERELLRSDSVRLFRRIPSSPSLLLSGMKKKVDSMRKKPTVVGDDSDEGRVGGNGFIKSSIKTIKRAVKM, encoded by the exons ATGGCTGGCGATCTTGTTTTTACCCCTGAAGAAATGGTGACTGATCAAGGTCTTGGATACCCAAAAGCCTATGCCAACATCTGTAAAGATCGAAGTTTTGGCCCCTTCAGCCGCGGCCCTCCTTTCACTTTCACTCCATATGCTCGGCCACAACATGAG GTTTTGAGAGCCAAGGAATTGGATGACATGTTCCCTACTATTGATCCGAATGCACAACCAAGCACAAAGCCCAAGATTTTTATGTCTCTTTTGTGGAAGCAACTCAGCCACCTTGG GAATGCAGGATTTGATCCTGAAGTATTTCGAGTAGACTCATATGGCAATGTTCTGTATTATCATGCTGATTCAGCTTCACCTTTGGCATGGGAAATTGATCACTGGTTTCCTTGCTCCA GAGGGGGACTAACTGTTCCAAGCAATCTGCGGATAATGCAATGGCAAGCCTGtaagaaaaagaataataagCTGGAATTCCTTATACCCTGGTGGGATCTGCAAGTTGGTATATCCATAAACCAGTTCTTGTCCATCTTTGCTATATCAAATTCAGATTTCAG GCGTAGAGCATTTTCCTGGTTGTTTTCTGAAGGTGAAAGTGAAGAATTAAATGACTCACAAACTGTTGATTCACATGTTTTTCCTCAACATTTTGTTGAGTCGAAAGAAAAGATTGGCCTTGCTCCAGCAGCTGTTGTTTTATCTCGAAGGGAGTCTTCTGATTCTTCCTCCGCTCTAAAATCATTGGACATAAATAGGAGACCAAGATCAAACACTCCTATCGTTG CTTGTAAAAGATCAAACACGGATCTGAAAGAAAATGAAGATCCAGGAACGGTAACCAATCCGTACCAGGCCATTGTGATAGCTAGAGATTCTTTGAGACACAGAGAAGAGACAGCAAAGATGCAGGCAGAAATACAGAAATTAGATGATGAAGTAGGTGAATTGAAGCAGAAAACTGAGGAGGAGAAAGCAGCTGTACAAGATTTGGAGCTAATCCTAACAAAGAAAAGGAGGAGAGCTGAGAAGTGTCGACGACTAGCTGAGGCACAATCTTCTTATAAAGCTATGCTTGAGAAGATGATTCGAGATGCCATGCACCA GAGTATTGTGTATAAAGAACAAGTGAGGTTGAATCAGGCAGCAGCTAATGCCCTTATGGCAAGACTTGAAGCTCAAAGAGCAATTTGTGATTCTGCAGAGAGAGACCTACACAGGAGATTCAAACAGAGAGATGAACTCGAGCAACAGATAAGACCTGAGTGGGACCAAACAAGAAAAAGATCAAGAATGAATGAATTTCCAGGTGGAGAGGGAGATGAGAAGACTCTTCTTCTTCTGCCTGGAAGCTGCTCAAGGGCAGAATTGGAGAAAGATGATAAGAGAGTTCTATGCTTGCCGGGGATGAATGCCAAGGACAGTATGCACAAGGAATTAAGAGTATTTTTGGAGGAGGAGCAGAAAGCATACGAGGCTAGACTATCTCAAAATGGAGGACAAGAGAAAGAAACTCATCACAGAATCAGCATGGGAATCCCCTCTGATCGCAGCAACAACGCTATTGTGCAGGCAAAGGATGAGGATCCAACAGATCAGAAGGTTCAAAACATAGAGatacaagaagaagaagagataaCATGCAACCGGGGGTTTCCCACTTTTCAGGAAACTGAAAGAGAGGAGGAGGACGAAGAGAGCAGACAGCAGCGTGGGAAAGGAAATGTTGAAAAATGGCTTCAGTTGCTTTTGGATAACTCTCAAGAACCTACAGACTTTGGTATTCAGACTGCTGAGGAGAACGATAGTGGTAAGAGAAATCTTAATGCAGGAGAAGATGAAATTAATGAGATTGATGGCACAATAACAAAGCTGAATATCAAGTATCCACAAAAGGAGATGAAGATAGATGAATCTGAGGCGGCAGAAATAGCTGAGGATGTGAAACAGCCGCAGAAGgtgcaaaataaaaaagaagctATCCAACaggaagaagaaacaaaaagagagGAAGTTGTTCAAATGGCAGCCAGGAAATCATTCTCAAACAGAGAAGTTGggaaaaaggaagaaagaaCTGAACTTAAGGGTCAAAATTTACTAAGCAGGAATCCTCCTCCCTACAGATCAATTCCAGAAAGGAGAGCCAGTGATGTAGGTTCTGCTTCTAAGGGAGTAGGGAGATCTAGCAGCTGCGAAAGAACTGGAAGGAAGAgtgaaaaggaaaaggaaagggAACTCTTGAGGTCTGACAGTGTTAGGTTGTTTAGGCGTATCCCATCCTCGCCATCTCTCCTCTTGAGTGGTATGAAAAAGAAAGTGGATAGCATGAGGAAGAAGCCCACAGTTGTTGGTGATGATAGTGATGAAGGTCGGGTAGGAGGTAATGGCTTCATAAAATCATCCATCAAAACAATCAAGAGAGCAGTGAAGATGTAG
- the LOC129896765 gene encoding gibberellin 3-beta-dioxygenase 1-like — protein sequence MPSIISEKLLDLYSIKELPESHAWRSSLDDHHSCDGSRNINVESIPVIDLNDDKFAMEKIGHACKTWGAFQIVNHNISQRLLNDIEASGTGLFSLPMQQKLKAARSPDGIAGYGVARISSFFSKLMWSEGFTIFGSPLEHARQLWPHDYNKFCDVITEYENEMEKLAGRLMSLMLGSLGISKEDVKWAVGPRSGCSALQLNSYPACPDPDRAMGLAAHTDSTILTILHQNNTSGLQVFKEGNGWVTVPPLGGALVINVGDLLHILSNGLYPSVLHRAVVNRTRHRLSVAYLYGPPSGVKVSPLSKLVDQMNPPMYKPVTWSEYLGTKAKHFDKALSSVRLCAHRIGFAHSKDQSGVKVG from the exons ATGCCTTCAATAATATCAGAAAAACTACTCGACTTGTACTCGATAAAAGAATTACCTGAATCACATGCATGGAGATCGTCATTAGACGATCATCATTCATGTGATGGTTCGCGTAATATTAATGTAGAGTCTATTCCAGTTATCGATCTAAATGATGATAAATTTGCCATGGAAAAAATAGGACATGCATGCAAAACATGGGGCGCATTCCAAATCGTAAACCACAATATCTCTCAGCGATTACTCAACGATATCGAAGCGTCCGGGACTGGACTATTTTCCCTTCCGATGCAGCAAAAATTAAAAGCCGCTCGTTCGCCCGATGGCATCGCTGGTTATGGGGTGGCTcgaatttcttcttttttctctaaGCTCATGTGGTCAGAAGGGTTCACAATTTTTGGTTCCCCTCTTGAACACGCCCGCCAACTTTGGCCACATGATTACAACAAATTCTG TGACGTCATCACGGAATACGAAAATGAAATGGAAAAGCTAGCGGGAAGACTGATGAGTCTAATGCTTGGGTCCCTTGGAATATCAAAGGAAGATGTGAAATGGGCCGTTGGTCCAAGAAGCGGTTGCTCGGCCCTACAACTAAATTCTTACCCGGCTTGTCCGGATCCGGATCGGGCCATGGGTCTAGCTGCACATACGGATTCTACCATATTAACCATCCTTCACCAAAACAATACAAGTGGTTTACAAGTGTTCAAAGAAGGCAACGGGTGGGTTACCGTTCCTCCACTTGGCGGCGCATTAGTTATCAACGTGGGTGATTTGTTACACATACTGTCAAACGGGTTGTACCCGAGTGTTCTGCATCGGGCGGTAGTGAATCGGACTAGACACCGTCTTTCGGTGGCCTATTTATATGGGCCACCATCGGGGGTGAAAGTTTCGCCCCTGTCCAAATTGGTAGACCAAATGAACCCTCCAATGTATAAGCCAGTGACATGGAGCGAGTATTTGGGCACTAAGGCAAAACATTTCGATAAGGCACTTTCATCTGTTCGCCTTTGCGCTCATCGCATAGGTTTTGCTCATTCTAAAGATCAGAGTGGTGTCAAGGTAGGCTAA